The sequence TCTATTTTTCCCCTGTGTTGGATACTCTGGTGTGCTTTAACATCAGCCCTTGAGGGACATCGACCCCAcggatgatcatgttaatgatgtgttgaggttcttcaTATTCGGTCTATTTATTAGAATCCCTATTCCTGAAATGGTTCTTGGATCGATCGCTAAGGAGttctcgaaggtgcccattgttgaatagcAGGGCTACGTCCTCTCTCAATTGTCGACAATCCTCTATTttgtggccgtgagtgccatgatatttgcgcATCAAGTTAGGATCCATTTGGGTGGGATCAGATTATAAAGGTCGAGGCTATTAGGTGTCCTTGATACGTCTGATAGCTGATacaacaacgacaacaataatgttaaagttatattctgataacctcGGTGCTTCCTAGGCCCGATAGGTTGTCGAAACCATTTTTGTTCAAGAGTCCTCGGTTGCTCTAACcacgatcacttctcctttcattttGCCTAAAATTCCGCCCAAACCTACTACTTCTTCGATTTTTATTCTAAGGCTGATATCAACCCTTGTTTAACCTCGGTTCATGATCGATATCTCTCTTGACTCCGTCGATGGTTCTAACGGGATAAATAGACCCCGAAGGGGCCCCAAGTTGGTCATCTTtgactctgatttttgattgataccgattgtgcacgTCGTCCAAAGTAACAGCCAGATATTCTATCAGATTTTATTTCAACTGTTATGAAGCCACCGAGCTCCGAATATTAAGTCcctgggtgaaagcttgaacggctcAATCATCAACGACCGGTGGCAGATCAATCCGTTCTATTTGAAGTCGAGACACTAACTCTCTGAGCATCTAATTATCATTCTATTTTACTTTCAAAAGgcccgacttcctggtctcgaccttgatagcccgGCATAtgctttcacaaaagaatctgcaagcataccAAATGAGttaatagaattaggaggtaagttgtggtaccatatcatagctccttttgataGGGTTTCTCTGAACTACTTCAacaagacagactcgatctcatcatcctccaggtcgttccctttgatgccacatgtgtaggaggtaacatgctcatttgggtcggtcgttccgttgtacttagAATCTCGGGCATGCAGGACTTCTTAGGAATCGGCTTTGGAGCCGCACTCAAAGAAAAATGTGTTTTGCACAAACTTCTTAGAATCCAtgcccttcaatattggtggtgctcctaggatttgatcaaccctggaattgtaggttttcacctttttgtcgtttgcttcaattttcttcttcccCAATTCTATCTGTTTCATTAGTTCTTCAAGTATATTCATAATCTCGGGGTTGGTCCCTGATTCATATTCATTTGATGACCTCTCTGCGATCGGTTCATCCCCGCGGGTGACTTTCCGGGACATCGGGTTCAATTTTGCTTGGTGTACGGGTTTGGTTTTATAACTGAGCTATCGCCGCCTGTTGAGCCTATAATATTTCGAAGAACATCCGTAAATTGATCAGGTCTGCTCCattgttttgtgtattttgagctCCCGATTAGGATCTACCACGGGAGCTATTCTCGGGATCGTTAGCTAGATTTGTGTCGATAGTCTCATGAGCGTTAGCATCAAACGGGTCCGTGACTGGAATCCCGGCGGGATCAACGGGCGGTACCTCGTCACAGggcgctatgttgttattttcaccaTGATGACTGAACTCATTGTCAACATGTAggggtgctgattgagagtttgacatttttgagttttaacctgaaattagagacacttcaaagaacaagtgtaatgtagtgtgtgttatggagatttgtatcaaataaccactattatccttagccccacggtgagtgccaaactatttaccctcaaaatcggaaaacaattaaatttgtaagtgattttaaggatacatagAGTATCTTGACACAAAGCAATAATTTAAGTTGCAATTGAACtaaataatgataaagtaaaGTCGAACCACATGAATGAGATAATTTCAGTCTTGGAAAGTCAGCCACCCTTGAACTGGATGCCTTTCGATTAGTATCAAGATACAATAGAATAAGAGCTTAAAGAgagaaataataatatattactttggaatgcgtgttacaatgtgttaaACAAATTAtcagaccctctttatatagcGAGGGAgccctactttaggtacaattctataaaaggtaaaaatctcttagTTTGCTGCTTGCCGGTTtcttattgatacgtgccgagattcccgccgtaataTCCGACCTGTCACGGATATTTTGGTCTTCTGTTGGttatgctaacaatgtttcttcgagctcgttcggggttagggtcgatTCCGGGATCACGGACTCAATGTTCTTGAAGACAGGTATTCTGACCCCAGGTTCTAGTCCGATTGGACTTGGGGTCGATCTTTAGTCCTTCATGTTCCGAGTCTGATCTACCATGTCGTAAATGAGCCCGATTTCTACCGTATACAGTCTGCAAGTACATGGAGTCGAGAGTGAACTCTATAGCAACTAGCTTAATATCAATGTGTTTAAGTAAAATAAAGTGGTACCTATGTTTTTATTTTACCCAATCCAAGGTTGAATTGGAGTATCTAACCATGCTAATTACTATGAAACATACTTATGAGTTATGGCAGTGGTAAGTTGTGCATTCAACCAAACTCAATGTTTtcggcacaaagtttaagaatatatgtgaaaaatcaataaataaaatctcaacAAATGTTGAATCTACCCGTAATTTCAAAAGTATATGTGTTTTGTGCTAAAAATCTTTGAATGTTGAAGTGATCGCAttcaaatcttgaatccattTCAGGTTATAGGATAAATCACGCAGTGGCATCCATATCTGCGCACATACATACTACAATATAGGAGTAGATAGCTTCAGGAACTTCCATTGTATATATTTAAATGGTTGGATTATGAAGCTGAACCATTACTTGCCTCAGTAAGGGTTGAATTTCCTCTGCTGGCCGCTAATTTGTAGTTTGTATACTGAAACTCCCGTTGCAGTACTATCAAATAAGATGCTAAATGTGAAATAATTTCCTATTTGCAGCAAAAATCAGAAATTacatctttcaaaatataaagccAAAACAAATTACTTAGCAGATCTTTATTTTTGTAACACAAAAAAGAATAACATAACCTCAAAATACTTGTTTATTAAACAACCTGTCTTGTTTCATAATACACCAATGCACCGTATAATTTTTAATATAGACCACAAGTTATTTACCCGATCTATAAGTTGCAAAACAAAAGTGTAATTGAACTAGTTGTAAGTGCCTTATTCAACAACGTCACGAAGCTTATGGAATTTTTTATGATCAAGATCTCGGAAATCTTTGGTGGATTGAGACCTTTGGACGCGACTCAATCTGTTCATCGCATCCTTCTTGCTGTTGTTAGCTCTGCTTCTTCTAGCATTTGGCAAAGGAGGTCTATTGTTGATGTTCCTAGTGGCATTGGGATCAGATTCAGTACTTCTTGGAGAACTCTGTGGAGTCTCGATTTCTTTCTCAGTTGGCTTTGAAGTGCTTGAGGATGTGCTtgttgtagtagtagtagtgcTTCCTGGCTCTAGTAAGGTAAAGACCGTTGTAACTCTACTCTTTTTTGGCTCCTGAAACATGTACAATTCTTTACTTTTTAATGATCGATCTCCACATACACAGAATATTAAACGACCATAATTGTCTTTAAAGTCTTCACTAGATATTCTTTAGTGCTAGCTGTATTGGAGCATAAATTGAGAAATGTACCTTGTAAGAGCCAGCATTATCTGGTTTTGTTTCTTCCgcttctattattttctttttgcgTTCCTTTTGTGATTGAGAGCGTTGTTGAATCTTGTGCCTGTAGGGAAGGAAAATGGAATAACGAGACCTTGAATTTCAGATCAGTTTAACATAGATTTAAGCTTGACATTAGATGACTCAGACAATGTAATGAGCTTATGGTACCACAACACAGGACATGAAACTGTTTGGTGAAAAAATCACTGTTATTTTGTTAGTGTAGTGTTATAGATAGGGCTTATATTATTTTTGCTTCAATTTGTATAGTTTTTCTTGTTCTCAAGAAACAACGTGGATCAAGACTAAGCttagtgttgttcgtgaagaaaatGGACTATGGACCTAACTCAGACGCAAAAGCTAAGTTTTGAGGTACGGATTGTCAAGGACCATATGAAGAGATTACAAATCACAACCCTCAACTACTGCCTGATTCTTATAACACAGAATTCTGACATTTCAAGATGACGATTTGGACGTATAAATTAGCTCAGTTACCTTCTCCTCTCAAGCACTAACACTGTCTCAGGATCCTCCTTATGCACTACAGGCAGCTCCGAGAGTTCACATGCCAAGGGGCTCGTACGAAAGAACTGCTTTGAAACATTTTAAAGAATCAAGAGACGATAAAACTTCATTTAACAAACAGTTCTCATCAAACTTACAGTTAGCATGACATTGAATTTTGTATGTCATTTAACATTTACCTCATCTTGGACAGCTGAACTTGCAGAACCACGATTTGCAGGATCTAACGCAAGAAGAACGTTTAGAAGCCTCCACGAAGATACAGGAAAGTGCCTGAAAGCTTCCTTCTTATTTGACCTATAGGTATATGGTGGTCTGAAGGTAGTTGAAAGTTTTGTTTTCCTCCAGTAATCCTCAGTAGGTGTACCACAAAGCTTGAATATCTTGTGCAGCTGCTCCACCTAAAGCATTTTTCAACCATTATAGTAGTATCATTTAGGATATGTTTAATCAAATGACAATTTGATGAGTAACATTGGAAATTTTATCAAAGTTAGGGTAGTACCTCGGTGCGACCAGGTAGAATAGGTCTGCCTGCAAACATTTCAGCCATGAGGCAGCCAGCACTCCAAAGATCGATACCTATTCCATAATCTGTAGCACCTAGTAGTAGTTCCGGAGCTCTGTACCAAAGTGTGACAACTCGACTAGTAAGAGAACGCTTTTTTTCAGGATTGAAGTAGTTTGCAAGTCCAAAATCTGCAATTTTTAGCATCCCATTTTTGTCAATCAACAAATTAGATCCTTTAATGTCTCGGTGCAAAATACCCCTCTCGTGGCAATGCTGCAGCCCTTCAAGCAGCTGCTGCATGTAACATTTTATCTGCATAAAGACAAATGCTTTCAAAATCATCAATTGCAATGGCAAAcatcaaattttgaaaagaatggatTGAAAATGTACTGACCTGTGCTTCACTAAGTCTCATATCAGGCCGAGATATTATGCTAGTAAGATCAGACTGCATGTATTCGAAAACTATATAAAGACTATATTGCATTCTGGAGGTAGCCAGTCCTTCAAGCTTTATGATATTAGGATGGTCTAATTTCTGCAAGATCATAATCTCTCGAGCCATGAACTTTATACTCTCCGGTTCTGATGTATCAAAACGAACTTTCTTTAAGGCAACAATCTTCCCTGTATCCCTATCTCGCGCTCTATACACATTGCTATATGTCCCTGAACCTACCTAAAATATCAAAATCTTGCATCAATTTCATTTTCACTACTCAGCTTTGTTCTTTACCATTGCATCCAaaacattctcaaaaaaaaaaaaagatagcaCAAACTCAATCTAATTTAAGCCTGATGTTTCTTTATTACACAAGAATATTTATTGGAAATGTCCTGTGTCAAAGGAAGGGACGGAGCAAAGAAGCAGAAGGCTAGTGTTAAATATAACTTTAAGAGCTTAAGTTATGTGCAATAACAGTGTAAGTTTTCTTGCATTATCAATGCAACTAAACAGGTTATAGCATGTTATTTACTCTATTTTTAAGGTTGTCATACAGAGAGTTACCTGTTGTCATTGGTCAACTTAACGTGACAATgcacataacataaaaattaaaaTGGATAAGAAGGAAGAGACAAACCTTGTCAATTTTGTCATAAGAATCAGCACTTTTTGGGACTAAACCAGCCAAAGCTTCTCTTGGAATATTATCAACCAACCATTTTGGCCATCCATCTATTAACTCTTCTTCATGAATTGCTGTCTTTGTACTTTTCCTAGTCGTCGCCAAATTCCTTTCATGGATAATATCTCTATAAGCATGATCATAACTCAATCTCCTAGCATTATTCTTCTCTCTTTGCTCATGAGGCCTCTGTCCAGTGGACCTTCTTGGTCTAACATGTTGATCATCTCTAGCAACATATCCACTCTCCAACTTCAACTGCTCTAATCCCCGAGGGGGCGAATGCATTGAAGGTTTTGCTTGAGCACACCCCATAAGCTGCAATATATTTCCAAGTTTCTCAAATTGTTGTAACTATATATCTCATCTTGGGAGCTAAATTATTGTGAATTAGTCAAGAGAGGGTGATTAATTATTGATCAAAGCCAACAAATTAAACAGAAAACATATGGAGAACAGAGAAGAAACACACTGCATGCAGGCTGAGTTAAAACTATGAGAAAATCTTGAGAAATAGAGGAAAGTTGATGAAAGTGACAAGAAAGCCGGCAGGCCGGCCATTTTCCCAATAACGTTAATGTGTCTTCATGTTGTTGTTGTGTACTCCATTATATGGCATATTAATTTAGCTTATTCGAATAAAATGAGTTAGTCACGTGTTAATTAGGTTATCAATGTCATTTGTTTTGTATGTGAGTTTAAgtcataaaaatattttactcTATCAGGCTTTTATGATAAGCAACGTATCATGTTTTTCAGGTTATCATTCGGTACTAGTTATACGAAAAAAGGCTTATAGTTTAGTGTTATATGCAATTAGTTTCTATCGGCTAACTAATTTTGTATTTTGCTCATT is a genomic window of Nicotiana tabacum cultivar K326 chromosome 16, ASM71507v2, whole genome shotgun sequence containing:
- the LOC107797604 gene encoding putative serine/threonine-protein kinase At1g54610 produces the protein MGCAQAKPSMHSPPRGLEQLKLESGYVARDDQHVRPRRSTGQRPHEQREKNNARRLSYDHAYRDIIHERNLATTRKSTKTAIHEEELIDGWPKWLVDNIPREALAGLVPKSADSYDKIDKVGSGTYSNVYRARDRDTGKIVALKKVRFDTSEPESIKFMAREIMILQKLDHPNIIKLEGLATSRMQYSLYIVFEYMQSDLTSIISRPDMRLSEAQIKCYMQQLLEGLQHCHERGILHRDIKGSNLLIDKNGMLKIADFGLANYFNPEKKRSLTSRVVTLWYRAPELLLGATDYGIGIDLWSAGCLMAEMFAGRPILPGRTEVEQLHKIFKLCGTPTEDYWRKTKLSTTFRPPYTYRSNKKEAFRHFPVSSWRLLNVLLALDPANRGSASSAVQDEFFRTSPLACELSELPVVHKEDPETVLVLERRRHKIQQRSQSQKERKKKIIEAEETKPDNAGSYKEPKKSRVTTVFTLLEPGSTTTTTTSTSSSTSKPTEKEIETPQSSPRSTESDPNATRNINNRPPLPNARRSRANNSKKDAMNRLSRVQRSQSTKDFRDLDHKKFHKLRDVVE